In the Methylophilus sp. 5 genome, one interval contains:
- a CDS encoding DUF4118 domain-containing protein, with the protein MMPGNVDYPALSKPLAWQPYSVLIAGLALVTSLGLFYFTLLGVTVIALLYMLCVLWAAYFLRFSHALLTAVIAVLLINYCFIEPRYSLGIASLQSWVMLSVFATLALIVSRAMQQLKQQRQQAQHAAQQSRFFQSLAELLAIQPSVEHLLHAACQHLHEVFGWQVSVVQLSDAGALTTLAGTPPIELQASSVQWALDYQRAIGAGTADWPELGACLLPFGLSQPEVLVFSAHEATPDLHFLRLLTHQCAQATIKLRQQIALAQAARDASEAHFKKTLLTALSHDMRTPLTAIIGAVNVLADAQIALAPTQSAQLLQSIQAEASYLTQATENILTLVKLDAGSSSLHLDWQSPPDIIQHVVQRYLQRTPAVAVQVTLPKLDPQQDVLFKVDAVLVAHALANLIDNALQWREAGSVVEVAMTIEAPWLVLSVLNQGPGFAPGFAIAAFETHKQAVAGMRGFGLGLSIVHSMMQLHLGQVHIAPGADQRTCVRLLFPYARAADLLQGPES; encoded by the coding sequence ATGATGCCAGGCAACGTTGATTATCCTGCTTTGTCAAAACCGCTAGCCTGGCAACCCTATAGCGTTTTAATAGCCGGCCTGGCATTGGTGACCAGCCTGGGCTTGTTTTATTTTACCCTGCTTGGGGTAACGGTCATCGCGCTGTTATATATGTTGTGTGTGTTGTGGGCAGCGTATTTTTTGCGTTTTTCGCATGCCTTGCTCACGGCCGTCATCGCTGTGTTGCTGATCAATTATTGTTTTATTGAGCCCCGCTATAGCTTGGGCATCGCCAGCCTGCAATCCTGGGTCATGCTCAGTGTATTTGCCACACTCGCACTGATTGTGAGTCGCGCCATGCAGCAATTAAAGCAGCAAAGGCAACAGGCGCAACACGCCGCACAACAATCACGCTTTTTTCAATCGTTGGCGGAGCTGCTGGCGATTCAACCCAGCGTTGAACATTTGTTGCACGCGGCCTGCCAGCATCTGCACGAGGTATTCGGCTGGCAAGTGAGTGTGGTGCAATTATCCGATGCTGGCGCATTAACGACTCTGGCCGGAACGCCACCCATCGAGCTGCAGGCCTCCAGCGTGCAATGGGCACTGGATTACCAGCGCGCGATTGGGGCAGGCACTGCAGATTGGCCCGAGTTGGGCGCCTGCCTGTTGCCGTTTGGCTTGTCGCAGCCTGAGGTATTGGTGTTTAGCGCCCATGAGGCTACGCCAGACCTGCATTTTTTGCGCTTGCTCACCCATCAATGTGCGCAAGCAACCATCAAATTACGCCAGCAAATTGCGCTAGCACAAGCCGCGCGTGATGCCAGTGAGGCGCATTTTAAAAAGACCCTGTTAACGGCGCTGTCGCACGATATGCGTACGCCGCTCACTGCCATTATAGGGGCGGTGAATGTGCTGGCAGACGCGCAGATTGCGCTGGCGCCCACGCAGTCTGCACAGTTATTACAAAGTATTCAGGCCGAAGCCAGCTATTTGACCCAGGCCACCGAGAATATTCTGACACTGGTCAAACTGGATGCGGGTAGCAGTAGTTTGCATCTGGATTGGCAGTCGCCGCCAGACATTATTCAACACGTTGTGCAGCGTTATTTGCAACGAACACCTGCGGTGGCGGTGCAAGTGACTTTGCCCAAGCTAGACCCGCAGCAAGACGTGCTATTTAAGGTAGATGCGGTGCTGGTGGCGCATGCGCTGGCAAATCTGATTGATAATGCTTTGCAGTGGCGCGAGGCTGGCAGTGTGGTTGAGGTGGCGATGACTATAGAGGCGCCATGGCTGGTGTTGTCGGTGTTGAATCAGGGGCCGGGGTTTGCGCCTGGCTTTGCCATCGCTGCATTTGAAACGCACAAGCAGGCTGTGGCGGGCATGCGCGGCTTTGGGTTGGGTCTCTCAATTGTGCACAGTATGATGCAATTGCATTTAGGCCAGGTACACATTGCCCCCGGTGCAGACCAGCGCACCTGTGTGCGGCTGCTGTTTCCTTATGCGCGGGCGGCAGATTTACTACAGGGGCCTGAGTCATGA
- a CDS encoding winged helix-turn-helix domain-containing protein has product MSHVAQPTVLLVEDDPGVYTFLLPALSAHGYRVQHARDLAQARAASGFAMVILDLGLPDGEGEQFIPHLRGYSDVPILVLSARQDEQDKVHCLNLGADDYLMKPFGLPELLARIQVALRRTAIMQMRDHVYQHQSLSINRASGMVTKHGEPLHLSPIEHALLMLLASKPGTIFTHSQLLAQVWGADYINDTHYLRIHIGRLRAKLEDHPSSPQTLLTELGIGYRLA; this is encoded by the coding sequence ATGAGCCACGTAGCGCAACCAACCGTGCTGTTGGTAGAAGACGACCCCGGCGTTTACACCTTTTTGTTGCCTGCATTGTCGGCGCATGGCTATCGCGTGCAACATGCGCGTGACCTCGCGCAAGCCCGCGCGGCGAGTGGTTTTGCCATGGTGATTCTCGATTTAGGCTTGCCAGATGGTGAAGGTGAGCAGTTTATCCCGCATCTGCGCGGCTATTCTGACGTGCCTATTTTGGTGCTCTCTGCCCGGCAGGACGAGCAGGATAAAGTGCATTGCCTAAACCTGGGCGCCGATGATTATCTGATGAAACCGTTTGGTTTGCCGGAGCTCTTGGCCAGAATACAAGTCGCGTTGCGGCGCACTGCAATCATGCAGATGCGCGACCATGTGTATCAACATCAATCGTTAAGCATCAACCGCGCCAGTGGCATGGTCACCAAACATGGCGAGCCGCTGCATTTAAGCCCGATTGAGCATGCGTTGCTGATGTTACTGGCCAGCAAACCCGGCACCATTTTTACCCACAGCCAGCTCTTGGCGCAGGTATGGGGGGCAGATTACATTAACGACACGCATTACCTGCGTATTCATATTGGCCGCTTGCGTGCCAAGCTTGAAGACCATCCATCCAGCCCACAAACCTTACTCACTGAGCTCGGCATCGGTTATCGCCTCGCCTGA
- a CDS encoding potassium transporter Kup, with amino-acid sequence MDNLSIRKSSLAALALGAIGVVYGDIGTSPLYTIQVIFSESTGVPLNQANILGAISSIFWLLMFVVTFKYVLLVLRAHNKGEGGVMALLSLAVSSLRPQDKRTGWLLLLGVLGAALFYGDSVLTPAISVLSAVEGLQVAAPALAAQVLPITIGILIGLFWFQRHGTHAVGRFFGPIVIVWFVALATIGLWQIAQAPDILQALHPQHAWQFLQARGAGVFIAIGAILLAVTGAEALYADMGHFGRPAIQLAWLGLVFPCLALNYLGQGALLLQHPETVSNPFYLSFPQPLLIPAVILATLATIIASQAVISGAFSMTRQAIQLGFLPRMRIIHTSASESGQIYIPAVNWALLLAVIVVCLAFQSSSALASAYGIAVTGTMFITTILLFVVMRQRWQFPAWLAWVITGALGAVDAILFSSASMKFLQGGWFPIALSVVLIVLMTTWKKGRFTLLHSIADTDPKLAPLLATLASSKLPQVARTAVYMVSNLETVPQALMHNLKHNQVLHQRNLLVNVSFEDVPFMNTAERVTATRLADGFWQVQLRYGFMQHADIPQALLQLTLDGERLDPFTNSYFLSRDIIVPDVGGAMPRWRDQLFSVMSRNASSAVEYFNIPANSVIELGSRVQI; translated from the coding sequence ATGGACAATCTTTCCATACGAAAAAGTAGTTTGGCGGCACTGGCGCTGGGCGCCATCGGCGTGGTGTACGGCGACATCGGCACCAGCCCGCTCTACACCATACAAGTCATTTTTAGCGAGAGCACCGGCGTGCCGCTTAATCAGGCCAATATTCTGGGGGCGATTTCGTCTATTTTTTGGCTGCTGATGTTTGTGGTGACCTTTAAATATGTGTTGCTGGTGTTGCGCGCGCACAACAAGGGCGAGGGTGGTGTCATGGCCTTGCTGTCACTGGCAGTGTCCAGTTTGCGCCCGCAAGATAAGCGTACCGGCTGGTTGTTGCTGTTGGGCGTGCTCGGTGCAGCTTTGTTTTACGGTGACAGCGTGCTTACGCCCGCCATTTCGGTGCTCTCAGCCGTTGAGGGCTTGCAAGTGGCTGCGCCCGCGCTCGCCGCACAAGTATTACCCATTACCATTGGTATTCTCATTGGCCTGTTCTGGTTTCAGCGGCATGGCACGCATGCAGTGGGCCGTTTTTTCGGGCCAATTGTCATCGTCTGGTTTGTTGCATTGGCGACCATAGGCCTGTGGCAAATTGCCCAAGCGCCAGACATATTGCAAGCGCTGCATCCGCAACATGCCTGGCAGTTTTTGCAAGCGCGTGGCGCCGGGGTGTTTATCGCCATTGGAGCCATCTTGCTGGCAGTCACCGGTGCCGAGGCTTTGTATGCTGACATGGGTCACTTTGGCCGCCCAGCCATACAATTGGCTTGGCTGGGGCTTGTGTTTCCCTGTTTGGCTTTAAATTACCTGGGGCAGGGCGCGTTGCTGTTGCAGCATCCCGAGACTGTTAGCAATCCGTTCTATTTATCGTTTCCGCAGCCATTGTTAATCCCCGCAGTGATTCTAGCCACGCTGGCGACGATTATTGCCTCGCAGGCGGTGATTTCCGGCGCGTTTTCCATGACGCGGCAGGCGATTCAATTAGGCTTTTTGCCGCGTATGCGCATTATTCATACCTCGGCCAGTGAGTCGGGGCAGATCTATATTCCTGCAGTTAACTGGGCGTTGTTACTGGCAGTGATTGTGGTCTGTCTGGCCTTTCAAAGTTCATCGGCATTGGCCTCTGCTTATGGCATCGCCGTCACAGGCACCATGTTCATCACCACCATTCTGCTGTTTGTGGTCATGCGCCAGCGCTGGCAGTTTCCGGCCTGGTTGGCGTGGGTGATCACAGGCGCATTGGGCGCGGTAGATGCGATTTTGTTTAGCTCAGCCTCGATGAAGTTTTTGCAAGGCGGCTGGTTTCCAATAGCGTTGAGTGTGGTGCTGATTGTGCTAATGACCACCTGGAAAAAAGGGCGCTTTACCTTGCTGCATAGCATTGCCGATACCGACCCAAAACTAGCGCCCTTGCTCGCCACACTGGCTAGCAGCAAGTTGCCGCAGGTGGCAAGAACCGCTGTTTATATGGTGTCTAACCTCGAGACCGTGCCGCAGGCCTTGATGCATAACCTCAAGCATAATCAGGTGCTGCATCAGCGCAACCTGTTGGTAAATGTGTCATTTGAAGACGTGCCGTTTATGAATACCGCTGAGCGCGTAACCGCTACGCGCCTGGCCGATGGCTTTTGGCAAGTGCAACTGCGCTACGGCTTTATGCAACATGCTGATATTCCGCAAGCCTTGCTGCAACTCACGCTAGATGGCGAGCGCCTGGACCCGTTTACCAACTCCTACTTTTTAAGCCGCGATATTATTGTGCCAGACGTCGGTGGTGCCATGCCACGCTGGCGCGACCAATTATTTTCGGTCATGTCACGCAATGCCAGCAGTGCGGTAGAGTACTTTAATATCCCGGCCAATAGCGTGATTGAGTTGGGGAGCCGGGTGCAGATATAA
- a CDS encoding methyl-accepting chemotaxis protein, giving the protein MRLAILNKFKKTSSPEQRQPQSDQRGQMDAISKVMGVIEFDLKGNIIAVNDKFAAVTGYSKQEIVGQHHQMFVAADEKATPEYKQFWDKLSRGEPDEGQYKRIGKAGKEIWLQASYNPIFGADGKPFKIVKYATDITADKRRNADFAGQIEAISKVMGVIEFDLKGNITAVNDNFAAVTGYSKQEIIGQPHSMFVETAYKNSAAYKQFWEQLGRGEPDEGQYKRIGKGGKEIWLQASYNPIFDAEGKPFKVVKYATDITAEKRSNADFAGQISAISKVMGVIEFDLSGKVTAVNDNFAAVTGYSKQEIIGQHHQMFVETNYKNSPQYRQFWDKLGRGEPDEGQYKRIGKGGKEIWLQASYNPIFDAEGKPFKVVKYATDITADTLKNADFAGQISAISKVMGVIEFDLSGKVTAVNDNFAAVTGYSKQEIIGQHHQMFVEAAYKNSPEYKHFWDKLGRGEPDEGQYNRVGKGTKEIWLQASYNPIMDAEGKPFKVVKYATDISAKVAEALAMKQAVHETADVVAATKAHDLTQRIETANKQGEIKQLCEGVNEIVDTMSNILSAIKVAGETINSAASEISLGNNDLSQRTEEQASSLEETATSMEQIATNVKNNAENAKLAHGMTDQANDIATKGGEVFGKVVTTMSEITESSSRIEEIISVIDGIAFQTNILALNAAVEAARAGEQGRGFAVVASEVRNLAQRSASAAKEIKVLINDSAEKVANGSQFVEQASGTMEELVSVISKFSQLIGEITVASVEQSTGIEQINLAVSQMDEVTQQNAALVEEAAAAAMSLVTQAEKLQETVNQYQLPDEETASYSAGSRAYLPRTGTDNY; this is encoded by the coding sequence ATGCGCCTGGCTATACTGAATAAATTTAAAAAAACATCCTCGCCGGAACAACGGCAACCACAGAGTGACCAGCGAGGGCAAATGGACGCCATTAGCAAGGTCATGGGCGTGATTGAGTTTGATCTCAAAGGTAACATCATTGCCGTGAACGATAAGTTTGCGGCGGTCACCGGTTACAGCAAACAGGAAATCGTCGGCCAGCACCATCAGATGTTTGTTGCCGCCGATGAGAAAGCCACCCCTGAATATAAACAATTTTGGGATAAATTAAGCCGTGGCGAGCCAGACGAAGGTCAATACAAGCGTATTGGTAAAGCCGGGAAAGAAATTTGGCTGCAAGCCAGCTACAACCCGATTTTTGGGGCGGATGGCAAGCCGTTTAAAATCGTTAAATATGCGACAGACATTACGGCAGATAAACGTAGAAACGCTGACTTTGCCGGCCAAATAGAGGCCATTAGCAAAGTAATGGGCGTGATTGAGTTTGATCTCAAGGGCAATATCACTGCGGTGAACGATAACTTTGCTGCCGTCACCGGTTATAGCAAACAAGAGATCATCGGCCAGCCGCATAGCATGTTCGTTGAAACGGCTTATAAAAACAGTGCGGCATACAAACAGTTTTGGGAACAACTCGGCCGTGGCGAGCCAGACGAAGGCCAATACAAGCGCATAGGCAAAGGCGGTAAAGAAATCTGGCTGCAAGCCAGCTACAACCCGATTTTTGATGCCGAAGGCAAGCCATTTAAAGTGGTGAAATACGCCACTGACATCACCGCAGAAAAACGCAGCAATGCTGACTTTGCCGGGCAAATTAGCGCCATTAGCAAAGTGATGGGCGTGATTGAATTTGACCTCAGCGGCAAGGTGACTGCTGTGAACGATAATTTTGCCGCCGTGACTGGCTATAGCAAACAAGAAATCATTGGCCAACACCACCAAATGTTTGTCGAAACCAACTATAAAAACAGCCCGCAATATAGACAGTTTTGGGACAAATTAGGCCGTGGTGAACCAGACGAAGGCCAATACAAACGCATAGGCAAAGGCGGCAAAGAAATCTGGCTGCAAGCGAGCTACAACCCGATTTTTGATGCCGAGGGCAAGCCATTTAAAGTGGTGAAATATGCCACTGACATCACCGCCGACACACTTAAAAACGCTGACTTTGCCGGGCAAATTAGTGCCATTAGCAAAGTGATGGGCGTGATTGAGTTTGACCTCAGCGGTAAAGTGACCGCCGTGAACGATAATTTTGCCGCCGTCACCGGTTATAGCAAGCAAGAAATCATTGGCCAGCACCACCAGATGTTTGTGGAAGCTGCTTATAAAAACAGCCCGGAATATAAACACTTTTGGGACAAATTAGGCCGCGGTGAACCCGACGAAGGCCAATATAACCGCGTTGGCAAAGGCACTAAAGAAATCTGGCTGCAAGCGAGCTACAACCCGATTATGGATGCCGAGGGCAAACCATTTAAAGTGGTGAAATATGCCACTGACATTAGCGCCAAAGTGGCTGAAGCACTGGCGATGAAGCAAGCGGTGCATGAAACGGCAGATGTGGTTGCCGCCACCAAAGCGCACGACCTGACCCAACGCATTGAAACGGCCAATAAACAAGGCGAAATCAAGCAGTTGTGTGAGGGCGTGAATGAGATTGTAGACACCATGAGCAATATTTTGTCGGCGATTAAAGTCGCGGGCGAAACCATTAACTCGGCGGCCTCAGAGATTTCACTGGGCAATAATGATTTGTCGCAACGCACCGAAGAGCAAGCCAGCTCGCTGGAGGAAACCGCCACCAGCATGGAACAAATTGCCACCAATGTGAAAAATAATGCTGAAAACGCCAAACTGGCGCATGGCATGACAGACCAGGCTAATGATATTGCCACCAAAGGCGGCGAAGTGTTTGGCAAAGTGGTGACGACCATGTCCGAAATCACAGAGAGCTCCTCGCGTATTGAAGAGATTATTTCGGTGATTGATGGCATTGCGTTTCAAACCAATATTCTGGCGCTCAATGCGGCGGTAGAAGCCGCGCGTGCAGGCGAGCAAGGCCGTGGCTTTGCCGTGGTGGCCAGTGAGGTGCGCAACCTGGCACAACGCTCTGCCAGTGCCGCCAAAGAAATCAAGGTGCTGATTAATGACTCGGCCGAAAAAGTCGCTAATGGCTCACAATTTGTTGAGCAAGCGAGCGGCACAATGGAAGAACTTGTGAGCGTAATCAGCAAGTTTTCGCAGTTGATAGGCGAAATTACTGTTGCTTCTGTTGAGCAAAGCACCGGCATTGAGCAAATCAACCTGGCCGTCTCCCAAATGGATGAAGTGACCCAGCAAAATGCCGCGCTGGTAGAAGAAGCTGCGGCAGCAGCCATGTCGCTGGTGACCCAGGCAGAGAAACTGCAAGAAACAGTGAATCAATACCAGTTGCCTGATGAGGAAACTGCATCATACAGCGCTGGCAGCCGGGCATATTTGCCTAGAACCGGCACCGATAATTACTAA
- a CDS encoding TIGR00645 family protein: MGRYLERLLEGWIFQSRWLMAPMYLGLVGGLFILLVKFGQEFFHIAVHLASFSEQETVLSLLALVDITLVGNLLIMVIFSGYENFVSRIDTANSEDRPEWMGKVDYSGLKLKLIGSIVAISAIDLLKAFVHQSSGTASFSTEQMAWLVGIHLTFIITGVLFAWMDRIAGHGGGHK, from the coding sequence ATGGGACGTTATTTAGAAAGATTATTAGAAGGCTGGATTTTTCAGAGCCGTTGGTTAATGGCGCCGATGTATCTCGGCCTGGTGGGTGGCTTGTTTATTTTGCTGGTTAAATTTGGCCAGGAGTTCTTTCATATTGCGGTGCATTTAGCCTCGTTCTCAGAGCAGGAAACCGTGCTCTCATTGCTGGCGCTGGTCGATATTACTTTAGTCGGCAACTTGCTGATTATGGTGATTTTTAGCGGTTATGAAAACTTTGTGTCGCGCATAGACACGGCAAACAGTGAAGACCGCCCGGAGTGGATGGGTAAAGTGGATTACTCAGGCCTCAAGCTCAAACTCATCGGCTCGATTGTGGCGATTTCTGCCATCGACCTGCTCAAAGCGTTTGTGCACCAAAGCTCGGGCACGGCGAGTTTTAGCACCGAGCAAATGGCCTGGCTGGTGGGCATACACCTGACCTTTATCATCACTGGCGTATTATTTGCCTGGATGGATAGAATCGCTGGTCATGGCGGCGGCCATAAATAG
- a CDS encoding GTP-binding protein — protein MDNRIPVTLLTGFLGSGKTTLLNKLLHNPAMKDTAVIINELGEAGLDQIFANSQISQTIESEHIADNTVLLSSGCLCCSLKNELADTMRDLFFKRSLQAVPQFNRLVIETTGMADPGPILANLMNEPVIESVYRLDAVVVTIDAAYGLQQIAEQKEALKQAAVADVLLITKRDTATPEQIEALQAKLNEINPNATQQFVSHGEIDPMQIIDVGLFDFANKQANPQRWLRAPASGFSAAKKGTLPKAPAHDDVNTFTVYLPKPMAWADFKGVILKLCQTHGEKLLRLKGILHVEDAPAPLAIHAVHFTPYPPTLLEGWDEEEPISRIVIIGKGIDEEAVRTMLTQF, from the coding sequence ATGGATAACCGCATTCCCGTCACGCTGCTCACTGGTTTTTTGGGCAGCGGCAAAACCACCCTGCTCAACAAACTGCTGCATAACCCTGCGATGAAAGACACTGCCGTGATCATCAATGAGCTCGGTGAGGCAGGCCTGGACCAGATTTTTGCTAATAGCCAGATTTCGCAAACGATTGAGAGCGAGCATATTGCCGATAACACGGTGTTGTTGAGTTCCGGCTGTTTGTGCTGCTCACTCAAAAACGAGCTGGCGGACACGATGCGGGATTTGTTTTTTAAGCGCAGTTTGCAGGCAGTGCCGCAGTTTAACCGCTTGGTGATTGAAACCACTGGCATGGCGGACCCTGGCCCGATTTTGGCTAACTTGATGAATGAGCCGGTGATTGAATCGGTTTACCGCCTAGACGCGGTGGTGGTGACGATTGATGCGGCGTATGGCTTGCAGCAGATTGCCGAGCAAAAAGAAGCCTTAAAACAAGCCGCAGTGGCGGATGTGTTGCTGATCACCAAGCGCGACACGGCGACACCTGAACAGATTGAGGCCTTGCAGGCGAAGCTGAACGAAATCAACCCGAATGCGACGCAGCAGTTTGTGTCGCATGGCGAGATAGACCCGATGCAGATTATTGATGTAGGCTTGTTTGATTTTGCGAACAAGCAGGCCAACCCGCAGCGCTGGTTACGTGCGCCTGCCAGTGGGTTTAGCGCAGCTAAAAAAGGCACGCTGCCTAAAGCACCTGCGCATGATGATGTGAATACGTTTACGGTGTATTTGCCTAAACCAATGGCGTGGGCTGACTTTAAAGGCGTGATCCTTAAGCTGTGCCAAACACATGGTGAAAAGCTGCTGCGTTTAAAAGGCATTTTGCATGTGGAAGATGCGCCTGCGCCGCTGGCGATTCACGCGGTGCACTTTACGCCCTACCCGCCGACCTTGCTTGAAGGCTGGGATGAAGAAGAACCGATTAGCCGCATTGTGATTATCGGCAAGGGGATTGATGAGGAAGCTGTGCGCACAATGCTGACGCAGTTTTAG
- a CDS encoding Swt1 family HEPN domain-containing protein, whose product MSRSAAVKSFAMTNMLLEAELDKVEEKYQIDLGRNKNKASKIEDDYFPQFSSSLRAEARKMAQHYEVFYCLEKSIRELIIDVFEASDNPDWWKKSVPEAIRLNVQKSIQKEKEAAVTQRSTEPIDYTTFGELSEIIKSNWSLFGGAVFKDLKAVEKVMANLNSLRNPIAHCSPLADDEVLRLELALRDWFRIMT is encoded by the coding sequence ATGAGCAGATCAGCAGCAGTTAAATCTTTTGCTATGACCAATATGCTATTAGAGGCTGAGTTAGATAAAGTTGAAGAAAAGTATCAAATCGATCTAGGCAGAAATAAGAATAAGGCCAGTAAAATCGAAGATGATTATTTCCCTCAGTTTTCATCTTCCTTACGTGCTGAAGCTAGAAAAATGGCTCAGCATTACGAAGTTTTTTACTGCCTAGAAAAATCTATCCGTGAGTTAATTATTGATGTATTCGAAGCTTCTGACAATCCCGATTGGTGGAAAAAGTCCGTTCCAGAGGCAATAAGACTTAATGTGCAAAAAAGCATACAAAAAGAAAAGGAAGCCGCAGTTACTCAAAGGTCTACAGAACCAATTGATTACACTACATTCGGTGAGTTAAGCGAAATTATCAAATCTAATTGGAGCCTTTTTGGCGGTGCTGTATTCAAAGACTTAAAAGCAGTTGAAAAAGTCATGGCCAATTTAAACTCTTTAAGAAATCCTATTGCTCATTGCTCACCATTGGCTGATGATGAGGTTCTTAGGCTTGAACTAGCTTTGCGTGACTGGTTTAGAATAATGACCTAG
- a CDS encoding DUF5343 domain-containing protein: MANLPYVVAGSTLEKMLEKIKTASVPEKFSQDFVSTKLSLKGGTARSLIPFIKKMGLVTSDGTPTDRYREFRNPEKSGFAIAAAIRELYEELFAMNEYVYELDNNKLKGLIVEATGDVASSSAVTKTLTTFTSLKKLANFDSEVSRNSDDLNSKKIDSTPSITIPNFIQAAPNTAKSQQEGINLSYTINLNLPATTDIEVFNAIFQSLKQHLLQE; encoded by the coding sequence ATGGCGAATTTACCCTATGTCGTAGCAGGTAGCACTCTTGAAAAGATGCTGGAGAAAATTAAAACAGCATCTGTACCTGAGAAGTTCTCTCAAGATTTTGTCTCAACAAAACTATCCCTAAAAGGCGGTACAGCTAGATCACTAATTCCATTTATCAAGAAAATGGGATTGGTAACATCAGATGGAACGCCAACTGATAGATATAGAGAGTTTAGAAATCCAGAAAAATCAGGATTCGCTATCGCAGCTGCAATAAGAGAACTATACGAAGAACTATTCGCAATGAATGAATATGTTTACGAGCTGGATAATAACAAGCTGAAAGGATTAATAGTTGAAGCAACTGGAGACGTAGCTAGCTCATCGGCTGTAACAAAGACTTTGACCACTTTCACCTCCTTGAAGAAACTAGCCAATTTTGATTCAGAAGTTAGTCGAAATTCCGATGATTTAAATAGTAAAAAAATTGACAGTACTCCATCAATTACAATTCCTAACTTTATTCAGGCAGCTCCCAATACGGCTAAGTCTCAGCAAGAAGGAATAAATTTATCTTATACAATCAATTTAAATTTACCAGCTACTACAGACATTGAGGTTTTTAACGCGATATTCCAAAGCTTAAAACAACATTTACTGCAGGAGTAG
- a CDS encoding HigA family addiction module antitoxin, producing MREVAYPTAGEILLEEFLKPYGITQYRLAKEIGVSQARIAEIIAGKRAITVDTGLRLSKYFGLNDAFWTGLQMDYETATQKEQMAETLTKIKPLEQRAA from the coding sequence ATGCGTGAAGTTGCATACCCCACCGCCGGTGAAATATTGCTTGAAGAGTTTTTAAAACCTTACGGCATTACCCAATATCGCCTTGCAAAAGAGATTGGCGTTTCGCAAGCGCGCATCGCCGAAATTATTGCCGGTAAACGAGCGATTACCGTTGATACAGGCTTACGTTTATCTAAGTACTTTGGATTAAATGATGCATTTTGGACTGGCTTACAAATGGATTATGAAACAGCCACACAAAAGGAACAGATGGCAGAGACACTGACTAAAATAAAACCGTTAGAGCAGAGGGCAGCTTAG
- a CDS encoding type II toxin-antitoxin system RelE/ParE family toxin, with translation MIESFKDNDVALLFNGTRVARFANIETIAMRKLAMLNRVLRVEELRIPPNNRLEALKGDRKGQFSIRVNDQWRICFRFANGQAFDVEIVDYH, from the coding sequence ATGATCGAATCCTTTAAAGATAACGATGTAGCCCTATTATTTAATGGCACTCGTGTTGCTCGATTCGCCAATATCGAAACCATTGCAATGCGTAAACTGGCCATGCTCAATCGGGTTCTACGGGTTGAAGAGTTGCGAATACCGCCCAACAATCGTCTCGAAGCTTTAAAAGGTGACCGTAAAGGCCAGTTTAGCATCAGAGTGAATGACCAGTGGCGCATCTGTTTCAGATTTGCAAACGGGCAAGCGTTTGATGTTGAAATTGTGGATTACCACTAA
- a CDS encoding MarR family winged helix-turn-helix transcriptional regulator, with protein sequence MTKKNDAVDDIMDQWRRERPDLDPSPMGLIGRLARCEMLIRRKLDQTFEQFGMSSWEFDVLATLRRAGHPYCLAPTALYSSLMVTSGTMTHRLQRLEKLGLVERVKSDADMRSMPVQLTEAGLNLINNAVEAHIANEQAILDWLPVVARKQLDEHLAALLSVLETPIEPLQD encoded by the coding sequence ATGACAAAAAAAAACGATGCCGTCGATGACATCATGGACCAATGGCGCCGCGAGCGGCCAGACCTCGACCCAAGCCCGATGGGCTTGATTGGCCGACTGGCGCGCTGCGAAATGCTGATCAGGCGCAAATTAGACCAAACCTTTGAACAGTTTGGTATGAGCAGTTGGGAGTTCGATGTTTTAGCCACCTTAAGACGCGCTGGCCACCCCTACTGCCTCGCGCCCACAGCGCTTTACTCATCGCTCATGGTCACCTCTGGCACCATGACGCATAGATTGCAACGCCTAGAAAAGCTTGGCCTGGTAGAGCGAGTGAAAAGCGATGCGGATATGCGCAGCATGCCTGTGCAGTTGACTGAAGCAGGATTGAACCTGATTAATAACGCAGTAGAAGCACATATTGCCAATGAGCAAGCTATCCTCGACTGGCTACCAGTTGTAGCACGTAAGCAATTAGACGAGCATCTGGCCGCGCTTTTATCCGTCCTGGAAACACCGATTGAACCCCTCCAAGATTGA